One genomic region from Thermoleptolyngbya sichuanensis A183 encodes:
- a CDS encoding methyltransferase domain-containing protein — MILENSANALEKTHAKCQIEEAFGQAAKQYDQAALVQKECAAWLLEELDRVRPELTSGNVIELGCGTGFLTQGLVKKMGDRPLEITDLSQSMLTVCQQKVSQISHSSEMTFRTLDGELWQPISRSYALIISSFVVQWFQQLEPALDRWISALKPGGKILISFPTYHSFPEWKAACRSLDLPFTGNPLPDPGAIAQFLASRPVQTRYWQQSIGISFTSSRDFFRSLKQIGAGTSLSQTKLSISDFKQLVSALDEFASLSGGIHYDVAYFTISRNKL; from the coding sequence ATGATTTTAGAAAACAGCGCTAATGCTTTAGAGAAAACCCATGCAAAATGCCAGATTGAAGAAGCCTTTGGACAAGCTGCAAAGCAATATGATCAGGCAGCTTTGGTGCAAAAAGAATGCGCGGCCTGGTTGCTAGAGGAACTCGATCGAGTGCGTCCTGAACTGACTTCTGGAAATGTGATTGAGCTTGGCTGCGGTACGGGTTTTTTGACTCAAGGATTAGTAAAGAAGATGGGCGATCGCCCTCTGGAAATTACTGACTTATCCCAATCAATGCTCACCGTGTGCCAGCAGAAAGTTTCTCAGATCAGCCATTCCTCTGAAATGACCTTCAGAACCCTTGACGGCGAACTTTGGCAACCCATTTCCAGGAGCTATGCGTTGATTATTAGCAGCTTCGTCGTGCAGTGGTTTCAGCAGCTTGAGCCTGCGCTAGATCGCTGGATTTCTGCCCTCAAACCGGGCGGCAAAATTCTCATCTCGTTTCCGACCTATCACAGTTTTCCAGAGTGGAAAGCAGCCTGTCGAAGCCTGGACTTACCCTTTACCGGAAATCCCCTGCCTGATCCGGGGGCGATCGCCCAATTCCTCGCATCTCGGCCTGTTCAAACTCGATATTGGCAACAATCCATCGGCATTTCCTTCACGTCTTCACGCGATTTCTTCCGAAGCTTAAAGCAAATTGGTGCGGGAACTAGCCTTTCCCAAACCAAGCTTTCCATTTCAGACTTTAAACAGTTGGTTAGCGCACTCGATGAATTTGCAAGTCTTTCCGGAGGAATTCACTATGACGTAGCCTATTTCACTATTTCTCGCAATAAACTTTAA
- a CDS encoding alpha/beta fold hydrolase, which translates to MGSGIEAIAYHGWGFDADLWQPWAAALKTAGVEVQLFDRGYFGLPNQPGFSQQPSRKVILAHSYGLHLCPVEQMHQADLVLVFSGFSSFHPLSGRSRDRSKSILQIMIQQFEKTPSLVLQNFYKKCFSPVEIDPAWCEPSESFRVRENRLNSALLLQDLQRLDESIQNLDHLPQTSYAIAFHGQSDRIVPFPDTPEQATHLLARAEFISIPDAGHLLHLTHFERCWERAIAAIHSLPPA; encoded by the coding sequence ATGGGCAGCGGCATTGAGGCGATCGCCTATCACGGCTGGGGGTTTGACGCAGACCTGTGGCAGCCGTGGGCGGCGGCGTTGAAAACTGCGGGCGTTGAGGTGCAACTATTCGACCGGGGCTATTTTGGCTTGCCCAATCAGCCCGGTTTTAGCCAACAGCCTTCCCGTAAAGTGATTCTGGCTCATTCCTATGGGCTGCATCTCTGTCCAGTTGAGCAGATGCATCAGGCCGATCTAGTGCTAGTCTTCAGCGGATTTTCATCGTTTCATCCGCTGTCGGGGCGATCGCGCGATCGCTCAAAAAGCATTCTACAAATCATGATTCAGCAGTTTGAAAAAACACCGAGCCTGGTCTTGCAAAACTTCTACAAAAAGTGTTTCTCACCCGTCGAGATTGATCCAGCCTGGTGTGAACCTTCTGAAAGTTTTCGGGTTCGCGAAAATCGGCTCAATTCTGCACTCTTGCTGCAAGATTTGCAACGGTTAGATGAGTCGATTCAGAATCTCGACCACTTGCCGCAAACATCTTATGCCATTGCCTTTCATGGACAGAGCGATCGCATTGTTCCATTTCCAGATACCCCTGAGCAAGCCACGCATCTGCTGGCGAGGGCGGAGTTTATCTCGATTCCCGATGCCGGACATCTGCTGCATTTAACGCATTTTGAGCGCTGCTGGGAACGAGCGATCGCCGCTATTCATTCTCTACCTCCCGCATGA